A window of the Dermatophagoides farinae isolate YC_2012a chromosome 2, ASM2471394v1, whole genome shotgun sequence genome harbors these coding sequences:
- the LOC124500218 gene encoding E3 ubiquitin-protein ligase NRDP1 — MGYDINRFKSRLPNEIICGICFGVLDDPQEIIECGHMFCHNCIYRWLDDPYYNTVTCPICRRDICVDDIRPAIDSVRQYINRLRIRCDFDHLGCIADVRLEDYGRHYTQCPLNPRKPIKCHRGCGVHLPPAEMLQHHCDLDMCQDAIEWNDIFDYVRQEMKQRNWQRYQPKHSLIGNSYKKLLTFFTNWLADPRVHNDCGVGVEKQQQQQQQRHAVS, encoded by the coding sequence ATGGGTTATGATATAAATCGTTTCAAAAGTCGTCTgccaaatgaaatcatttgtGGCATCTGTTTTGGTGTGTTGGATGATCCACAAGAAATAATTGAATGTGGCCACATGTTTTGCCATAATTGTATATATCGTTGGCTTGATGATCCATATTATAATACAGTAACATGTCCAATTTGTCGCCGTGATATTTGTGTAGATGATATTCGTCCAGCCATTGATTCTGTACGGCAATATATAAATCGTTTACGTATACGTtgtgattttgatcatttagGTTGTATTGCCGATGTACGATTAGAAGATTATGGCCGCCATTATACACAATGTCCATTGAATCCACGTAAACCGATTAAATGTCATCGTGGCTGTGGTGTTCATCTGCCACCAGCCGAAATGTTACAACATCATTGTGATCTAGATATGTGTCAAGATGCtattgaatggaatgatatttttgattatgttcgtcaagaaatgaaacaacgTAATTGGCAACGTTATCAACcaaaacattcattgattggtaattcatataaaaaattattaacatTTTTCACTAATTGGCTAGCTGATCCACGTGTACATAATGATTGTGGTGTTGGCgtagaaaaacaacaacaacaacaacaacaacgacatgCCGTTTCTTAG